DNA from Microvirga ossetica:
CGGCCGGGCGAGGAGATCGTGCTCGTCCTTACCGCCAGCGCCCACCGCCAAGCCGCCTTCGAGGCGGCCGCCTTCCTCATGGATTACCTGAAGACCCACGCTCCGTTCTGGAAGCGCGAGCATCTGAAGGACGGCACGAGCGGCGCCTGGGTCGAAGCGAAGGATACGGACGATCGGGCGGCGGAAAGGTGGAGCCGATAGCGCTTGACGCCGTCGCCAGACGGGATGAGCATTATCTCTGACGTGACACGCGGAGATGCCCCATGCGCAGCGTTGTCGTCCTGCTCGGCCTGATGGCGATGGCCCCGGCCGCGGCCCATGAGATGCCGGCTCCTCAAACGGTCCAGGCTCCCGCTCACAACCCGCTCGACTGCTATTGCCGGGCTCAGGGCAAGATGTTCGCCGAGGGCGAGAAGGTCTGCCTGAGGACGGCGGAGGGACCCCGGCTGGCGCAATGCCAGATGGAGGTCAACGTGATGTCCTGGAGCGTCACGGAGACGCCTTGCCCCGATGCATGAAAAAACGCTGCCGGAGTGCGGCAGCGTTGAAACTTGGAGGTTGACCTGGAAAGGGAATGACGTCTCGCGGTCTCAGAGGAGCCCGGCGAAAACGGCGAAAATAAAGGAAAAGGAGACGCAGACGGCAGTGATATTGAATGTGGCCGTCCAGTCGAAGGTGGAGGTCGGATTCATCTCAGCCCCTGAAGATCGTGAAGGGTTATTGCCCTATCTGAATGGAGAGGTAGGCTATCAAACCCCCGCCATCCTGAGAAGCGTCTCGAAATGGCTAGGCTTCGCGCCGCCAGCCCGATGTAATCGTTAACAAAAAGTTAACCTCTTGTTTCGGCGGGCAGAATTTGCCCGAGATGAGCGACGAAAAAAGTTCCTGCTCAATTCTGTCGCACCCGATTCCAGAGCATTTTCCCCTGCGGCTCAGCTCCTGAATCGCTCGAATCGGAGCCTGCCGGAGGCGTAGTCGCCGGCCGTTGACGGGATGTTTACGCCCTCGACCTAGTCTCCGGCCCATGCGTCGTGGGTTAGTTGCGTTTGTTGCCCTATCGCTCACCGGGCTTGGGCTCACCGGTTGCGGGCTGTTTCGTTTCGAGCAGCGCGAGCCTTGGCGTGCGCAGGCCGAGGAGGCCTGCCTGTCGCAGCGTCTCGTGCAGCCCTCCGCCTATATGGCGCTGAGCTCGAAGATCGACGGTCCCGGCGTCTGCGGCATGGACTACCCGTTCAAGGTTTCGGCCTTCAACAACGGCAGCGTGGGCCTGAAATCGAAGGTGACGCTCGCCTGTCCCATCATCCCCCGCATCGACACCTGGCTCGACGAGATCGTGCGGCCAGCGGCCGAGATGTATTTCGGCGTTCCGCTCGCCGACATCAAGGCGGGCTCCTATTCCTGCCGCCCGCGCAACAACCAGCGCGGCGCCAAGCTGTCCGAGCATTCCTTCGGCAACGCCCTCGACGTGATGGGTTTCGTCCTGGCCGACGGCCGGGAGATCTCCGTGGTCAAGGGCTGGCGCGGCGCGGATGCCACCGAGCAGGAGTTCCTGCGCGAGGCCTTCGTCGGCGCCTGCCGCTACTTCACCACGGTGCTCGGCCCCGGCTCGGATGCCTTGCACTACGATCATTTCCACATCGATCTCGCCCGGCACGACCCCCGCGGCGACCGGCGCATCTGCAAGCCGATCCTGAAATTCTCGCCGCGAATCGATCCCGAGCGCAGCCGCGAAATCCTTCAGAGCGCGGCCTCCTCGGGCGATCTGGCACCCGTCGACCTGGAGCAGGACGTGGCGGAGGGAGACGCCTATATCCCGCCCGCTCCGCCGCCACCGCCGTCGCCGTCCTTCGCCGCCCCGGTTGCGCCCGCCCCGCGCTATTCCTCGGGCGGAGGGTATTCCGCCGACCTGCCGGGTGCGCATGCGGGGTCCTCGCGTGTCTCGCCGTCCTCGCCCTATTCGCAGGCGCCGCTCCCGCCGGTCGGGCGTCCCGTCGAGCAGACCTACGCGCCGCCCCGGCCGGAGCGCTCGGCCGGGCAGCCGATGATGCTCAACAGACACGCCCTCTATTAAACGCAAGCGGTGCCTTGACCTTCGCGAGCGTCGCTTACATGGTCGGTGATGCAAATCTGACGACCCGGTGGAGCATTCGAATGAAGTGGCTGGCGGCTTTCATCTCCTGCATGCTGTTGAGCGCGCCTGCGCTTGCGCGCGAGATCACGCCGGCGGAACGGCGCGACGAGCCTTTCGACGCCTCTCTGCCTGCCTGCGCTGACCCGTCCGTTCTCCAGAGCATCACCTTGCGATTCGAGAAAACGGAAATCCGGTTCTGGAATTCCAGCCTCAAGCTGATCGGCTTCGAGCGAGTGCGGGAAGTCGCCTGGCGCCCCTGGGGCCTCGATTACATCCCCCGGCGCTACTGCACGGGAACGGTGGTCGTCTCCGACGGCTACAAGCGGCGGATCAACTTCTCGATCCGTGAGGATCTCGGCTTCATCGGCATCGGCTGGAACACCGAAACCTGTGTCGACGGCCTCGACCGCCAATATGCCTTCGCGCCTCACTGCAAGCAGGCCGCCCCTTGATCCTGCGCCGGTGGCTTGCCTTCGCAGGCGCCTGCCTTTTCCTGATCCTTCCTTCTGCGGCTCAAGTTCCCCGGGAGGCGAGGGGCGCCCCGATGGGGCAGTTCGACTTCTATGTGCTGGCCCTGTCCTGGTCGCCCGGCTTCTGCGAGAACAGCGGCAGCCGGAGCCGGCAATGCGACAACGGCAGCGGCCTCGGCTTCGTGACGCACGGCCTGTGGCCGCAGCGCGAGCAGGGCTATCCCAGCTTCTGCGAACCCAATGGGCGCTTCGTGCCCCAGGCGGCGGTCGCCGAGGCCAAAGGCCTTTTTCCTGACGACAACCTTGCCCGCTATCAATGGCGCAAGCACGGGACCTGCACCGGCGAGTCCCCGAGCGGCTATTTCCGCGCCGTGCGACAGGCGCGGGACCTCGTGCGCATTCCGGACGGCTTCAAGGAATTGAGCAATCGCTCGCAGGTGCTGCCGAGCGAGATCGAGCGGGCCTTCGTCTCCGTCAATCCGGGCTTGCGTCCCGACATGATTTCGGTGTCCTGCGGACGGCGTATCTTCCAGGAAGTACGCATCTGCCTCACCCGGGACCTTCGCGGCTTCCGCTCATGCACCGAGATCGATCGCGACGGCTGCCGCGCAGGCGAGACAGCAGTCCCGGCAGTGAGATAGCGCATCGATCCGATGCGCCGATCCATGGAGAGAAGCATCGGATCAATCGCAAAAGTTGAATCCGCTTTTGCGTCCGATGCTATAGGACCGATATGAATTACCGCCATGCCTTCCACGCCGGCAATTTCGCCGACGTCATGAAACACGCCCTCCTGGTGCGGATCCTTGCCTATCTCCAGCGCAAGGAGACGCCGCTGCGCGTCATCGACACCCATGCGGGGATCGGCCTCTATGATCTCACCAGTGACGAGGCCGGGCGTACGGGGGAATGGGTCGAAGGCATCGGACGCCTCGAAGAGGTTTTCTCGCCCGAGGTCGAGGAGATCCTGGCGCCGTATCGTGCGGTGATCGCCGAGGTGCGCGCCCGCCATGGCGAGAATGCCTATCCCGGCTCGCCCGCCATTCTGCGCGAAGTCCTGCGACGGCAGGATAGAGGCGTGTTCGTGGAACTCCATCCGGCGGACCACGCAGTGCTGAACGAGGCGTTCAACGAAGTCACCAATCTCAAAGTGATGCATCTCGACGGCTGGACGGCGCTCCATGCCCTGATTCCGCCGAAGGAGAAGCGCGGCCTCGTTCTCATCGACCCGCCTTACGAGGAGCCGAACGAGCTCGATCGGCTCGCGACGGAGCTTCTGGCAGCCCTGACGAAATGGCCGACCGGCGTCTATGCCGGATGGTATCCGATCAAGGATGTCGCGCCGGTCGATGCCGTTGCCGCGCGTCTTCATGAGGCAAGCCCGCGTCCGGGCCTGCGCCTCGAACTCTATGTGGACGATCCCCGCGATGCGACCCGTCTGAACGGCAGCGGCCTCTTCGTCATCAACCCGCCCTGGTCGCTGAAACAGGAGGCGGAGGTGCTTCTGCCGGCGCTCGCCGAGCGCCTCTCGCGCCGCGGCTACGGCGCTTATCGCTGTGAAGCCTTCGGTCCCCCTGCTTAAAACGAATTGCCGTTCGTGGCCTGAGCGTTCATGAGTGCTCCCATCATCTCGATAGGAGTTTGCTCATGCTCGTTCTCCGTTCCTCGTCTGCGTCGCCCTTCGGCCGGAAGGTCAAGCTCACGGCCTCGATTCTGGGGCTCTCCGATCGCATTCAGATCGTCGATGCGGACACCCTGAATCCTGAGGATTCGATCCGCCAGCAGAACCCGCTCGGAAAGATCCCGGCGCTGATCCTGGAGAATGGCGATGTGCTCTACGATTCCCGCGTGATCGTCGATTATCTCGATCATCTGGCCGGAGGTGGGGGCGTCATCCCTAACGGAGCCGGGCGGTTCTCGGCCCTGCGCGATCAGGCGCTTGCCGACGGCATCATGGATGCGGCGCTGCTGCAGGTCTACGAGGGCCGCTTCCGTCCCGAGGATAGGCACGAGCCGAAATGGGTCTCCCACCAGGCCGACAAGGTGCGCCGCGGGCTCGATCATGCGGAAGCGCATCTCTCGCAACCCGGCCAGGACCTTCATATCGGCCAGATCGCTCTTGCTTGCGCCCTTGGTTATCTCGACCTGCGCTTCGCCGGCCGCTGGCGCGAAAGCTATCCCAAGCTCGTCGCCTGGCTCGACGATTTCGAGTCCCGCGTCCCGGCCTTCGCGAAGACCAGGGTGACGCCATAAACAAAAAAGGCCCGGGGTGTGACCCGGGCCTTTTCGTCTGTCTCGGGTGAGACGGATCTTAGTAGGTGCCGAAGCGGAAGTTCAGGCCGGCGCGCACCACACCGAACTCGGCGTCGTTGTCGAGGTCGAGGCCCGGGAAGTTGTCGTCCTGGTCGAGGTTGACGTACAGGCCTTCGATCTTGGCCGACAGGTTGTTGGTGAAGGCGTACTCGAGACCACCGCCGACGGTCCAGCCGGTGGCGTTGTCAGCGAAGGCGAAGCCGCCGGTGGCGTAGATCAGAGCGCGATCGAAGGCCACACCGGCGCGAGCCCGCACCGTGCCGAACCAGTCGCTGGTGTTGAAGTCGTCGTCGAGGATGCCGTCGCCGTCGAAGTCGAAGCGGTCGTCGCCGCCGAAATCGGCGTACTGGATGTCGCCTTCGAGACCGACCACGAACGAACCGATCTGGTAGTTGTAACCGGCCTGGGCGCCGCCGACGAAGCCGCCCTCGTCGTCGAGGTCGAACGTCACGCCGCCGACGGTGATGCTGTCATTGGCATTCCAGCCGTAGCCGGCGTTCACACCGACGTAGAAGCCGGTCCAGGTGAAGACCGGAACGGCGGCGATGATCGGAGCCGGAGGAGCGGCGCGGACCGGGAGGTCCGCAGCGGAAGCGGCACCGGCAAAGCCGAAGAGAGCGACGCTG
Protein-coding regions in this window:
- a CDS encoding 23S rRNA (adenine(2030)-N(6))-methyltransferase RlmJ; translation: MNYRHAFHAGNFADVMKHALLVRILAYLQRKETPLRVIDTHAGIGLYDLTSDEAGRTGEWVEGIGRLEEVFSPEVEEILAPYRAVIAEVRARHGENAYPGSPAILREVLRRQDRGVFVELHPADHAVLNEAFNEVTNLKVMHLDGWTALHALIPPKEKRGLVLIDPPYEEPNELDRLATELLAALTKWPTGVYAGWYPIKDVAPVDAVAARLHEASPRPGLRLELYVDDPRDATRLNGSGLFVINPPWSLKQEAEVLLPALAERLSRRGYGAYRCEAFGPPA
- a CDS encoding ribonuclease T2 family protein; amino-acid sequence: MGQFDFYVLALSWSPGFCENSGSRSRQCDNGSGLGFVTHGLWPQREQGYPSFCEPNGRFVPQAAVAEAKGLFPDDNLARYQWRKHGTCTGESPSGYFRAVRQARDLVRIPDGFKELSNRSQVLPSEIERAFVSVNPGLRPDMISVSCGRRIFQEVRICLTRDLRGFRSCTEIDRDGCRAGETAVPAVR
- a CDS encoding glutathione S-transferase family protein; this translates as MLVLRSSSASPFGRKVKLTASILGLSDRIQIVDADTLNPEDSIRQQNPLGKIPALILENGDVLYDSRVIVDYLDHLAGGGGVIPNGAGRFSALRDQALADGIMDAALLQVYEGRFRPEDRHEPKWVSHQADKVRRGLDHAEAHLSQPGQDLHIGQIALACALGYLDLRFAGRWRESYPKLVAWLDDFESRVPAFAKTRVTP
- a CDS encoding extensin family protein, whose protein sequence is MRRGLVAFVALSLTGLGLTGCGLFRFEQREPWRAQAEEACLSQRLVQPSAYMALSSKIDGPGVCGMDYPFKVSAFNNGSVGLKSKVTLACPIIPRIDTWLDEIVRPAAEMYFGVPLADIKAGSYSCRPRNNQRGAKLSEHSFGNALDVMGFVLADGREISVVKGWRGADATEQEFLREAFVGACRYFTTVLGPGSDALHYDHFHIDLARHDPRGDRRICKPILKFSPRIDPERSREILQSAASSGDLAPVDLEQDVAEGDAYIPPAPPPPPSPSFAAPVAPAPRYSSGGGYSADLPGAHAGSSRVSPSSPYSQAPLPPVGRPVEQTYAPPRPERSAGQPMMLNRHALY
- a CDS encoding outer membrane protein is translated as MKKILLASVALFGFAGAASAADLPVRAAPPAPIIAAVPVFTWTGFYVGVNAGYGWNANDSITVGGVTFDLDDEGGFVGGAQAGYNYQIGSFVVGLEGDIQYADFGGDDRFDFDGDGILDDDFNTSDWFGTVRARAGVAFDRALIYATGGFAFADNATGWTVGGGLEYAFTNNLSAKIEGLYVNLDQDDNFPGLDLDNDAEFGVVRAGLNFRFGTY